Proteins encoded by one window of bacterium:
- a CDS encoding DUF933 domain-containing protein codes for MKIGLAGYSGSGVTTLLALLSEDPELAGKHGGPEIRSIIVDDPRLDQLVDLFRPKKITPLHVDVVEMGDLRPQEGGGLRKETLARTAGLDALVLVLRGFDAPLSEVCRKADELSTELESLLQEFAIADLMPIENRLERLEKEGKHSSREAQLLGRLKDGLEEGQPIRRLSLDKEELKTLSGYNFLTLVPLLVIANQGAEGAGALRFPDLADRCLREGMDYLEIPALAEFETLEIPESERAPFLADLGIEVSARERFMATLFEQLHIVTFFTVGEKEVHAWTIPEGTPAAKAAGKIHTDLERGFIRAEVMAYDECIALGGLTKAKEVGKLRIEGKDYIVKDGEIFHVRFNI; via the coding sequence ATGAAAATTGGATTAGCAGGATACTCGGGCTCCGGGGTTACCACCCTTCTAGCCCTCCTTTCCGAAGATCCGGAACTTGCCGGAAAGCACGGAGGGCCGGAGATCCGTTCCATTATCGTGGACGATCCCAGACTGGATCAGCTGGTTGACCTTTTCCGGCCGAAGAAGATCACCCCGCTTCATGTGGATGTCGTCGAGATGGGAGATCTGCGGCCCCAGGAGGGAGGCGGCCTGCGGAAGGAAACCCTGGCCCGGACGGCCGGCCTGGATGCCCTGGTACTGGTTCTGCGCGGTTTCGACGCCCCCTTGTCAGAGGTGTGCCGCAAGGCTGACGAACTTTCAACGGAGCTTGAATCGCTCCTTCAGGAATTCGCCATTGCCGACCTCATGCCCATCGAGAACCGCCTTGAGCGTCTCGAAAAGGAGGGCAAGCACTCTTCGAGGGAGGCCCAGCTGCTGGGCAGGCTCAAGGACGGCCTTGAGGAAGGACAGCCCATCAGGCGGCTTAGTCTTGACAAGGAAGAGCTGAAGACCCTTTCCGGATACAACTTTCTCACTCTCGTTCCCCTCCTCGTGATCGCCAATCAGGGAGCCGAAGGTGCGGGAGCCCTCAGGTTCCCGGATCTTGCCGACCGCTGTCTCCGTGAAGGCATGGACTACCTTGAGATTCCTGCCCTTGCGGAATTCGAGACCCTGGAGATACCCGAAAGTGAGAGAGCGCCTTTTCTGGCCGACCTCGGCATCGAGGTATCTGCCAGGGAACGGTTCATGGCCACCCTTTTCGAGCAGCTGCACATCGTCACCTTTTTTACGGTGGGGGAAAAAGAGGTCCATGCCTGGACGATCCCCGAGGGCACACCCGCGGCCAAAGCGGCGGGAAAGATCCACACCGACCTGGAGCGGGGGTTCATCAGGGCCGAAGTCATGGCCTACGATGAATGCATCGCCCTGGGAGGACTGACGAAGGCGAAGGAGGTCGGCAAGCTCCGCATCGAGGGAAAGGATTACATCGTGAAAGACGGAGAGATCTTCCACGTGAGGTTTAATATATAG
- a CDS encoding TIGR01212 family radical SAM protein (This family includes YhcC from E. coli K-12, an uncharacterized radical SAM protein.) — protein sequence MTIRTGKKSQRPFLYRSLSSYLTEVFGAPLRKVPVDPGFGCPNRDGTLAMDGCAFCRLDSFVPSHARSGTDPVEQIARARKGQEGSPFIVYLQAGTGTYTEPDVFNQLVDRLCGLPDVVGFFVGTRPDCIDEPILEALSPWLYRKLIWLELGLQSAHDETLSLLGRGHDVESFTRARELAGKSGIPVLAHVILGLPGEDREKMLQTADYLAGLAVEGVKIHHLQVVRGTRMEKMLADGDAKPLEWKSYPELAAAFLERLPPETVIHRLVADAPREMLIAPRWPDRARVIQAIRDHMEREGRWQGRVYLKVRQKGAKGRGGEEPLDTEMG from the coding sequence ATGACTATCAGAACCGGAAAAAAGAGTCAACGCCCCTTTCTGTACCGGTCCCTGTCCTCCTACCTGACGGAGGTCTTCGGGGCACCGCTCCGGAAAGTGCCGGTGGACCCGGGTTTCGGATGTCCCAACCGGGACGGGACCCTGGCCATGGACGGGTGCGCCTTTTGCCGCCTTGACAGCTTCGTCCCTTCCCACGCCAGATCGGGAACGGATCCTGTAGAACAGATCGCACGGGCGCGCAAGGGGCAGGAGGGGTCGCCCTTTATCGTCTACCTGCAGGCCGGCACCGGCACCTACACCGAGCCGGACGTATTCAACCAGCTTGTGGACCGTCTTTGCGGCCTGCCGGACGTGGTCGGGTTTTTCGTGGGAACCAGGCCGGACTGTATCGACGAACCGATCCTGGAAGCCCTGTCGCCCTGGCTTTACAGAAAGCTGATCTGGCTGGAGCTGGGGCTGCAGTCCGCCCACGACGAGACCCTTTCCCTCCTCGGGCGGGGCCACGATGTCGAAAGCTTTACACGGGCGAGGGAGCTTGCCGGGAAGTCCGGGATCCCGGTGCTGGCCCACGTCATCCTGGGGCTGCCCGGTGAGGACAGGGAGAAGATGCTCCAAACGGCTGATTACCTGGCTGGCCTCGCGGTAGAAGGGGTGAAGATCCACCATCTCCAGGTGGTCAGGGGCACCCGCATGGAAAAGATGCTGGCAGATGGCGACGCCAAGCCCCTGGAGTGGAAGTCGTACCCCGAGCTGGCGGCAGCCTTCCTGGAAAGGCTGCCGCCGGAAACCGTCATCCATCGTCTGGTAGCCGATGCCCCCCGGGAGATGCTCATCGCCCCCCGGTGGCCGGACCGCGCCAGGGTGATCCAGGCCATCAGGGATCACATGGAAAGGGAAGGAAGGTGGCAGGGACGTGTTTATCTGAAAGTACGTCAGAAGGGGGCTAAGGGGAGAGGGGGAGAAGAACCTTTAGACACGGAGATGGGGTGA
- a CDS encoding glycosyl transferase, whose amino-acid sequence MSDFFQNFPVTTIHRLPAPGVHGLPESMARYADQRPPALLLPALASEMDGPAWPVILEQLHDVPWVREVVLALGAPSRKDFDRARAALAELPMQTTVVWPGSEGLKKVFDDAKGGIDIGPPGKGRDVWIAMGYLLARGGLYAVGLHDADIVTYTKELPMRLLMPLVHPGLEYSFCKGYYPRISGDRLAGRVTRLLVMPLVWLLREWSPSSALETIGAMRYPLAGEFGLTLDLANRIPIPRDWGLEIGILSAVSRAVEPGRICQAELCDNYEHKHQELHPGDTSKGLNRMALEVTSALLREVNDPELLKGLVDRYRERALAMVPGYRADALANGLAYDREKELAAIDTFAAAVQLALSCMGEEQELGPLPAWEETEKFVPGLKGRIVDAVVRDNS is encoded by the coding sequence ATGTCCGATTTCTTCCAGAACTTTCCCGTAACCACCATCCACCGGCTTCCCGCCCCCGGGGTCCATGGGCTGCCGGAAAGCATGGCCAGGTACGCGGACCAGCGCCCGCCCGCCCTCCTTCTGCCCGCCCTGGCCTCGGAAATGGACGGTCCCGCCTGGCCCGTCATCCTTGAGCAGCTCCACGATGTCCCCTGGGTCCGGGAAGTTGTCCTCGCACTGGGTGCTCCGTCACGGAAGGATTTCGACAGGGCCAGGGCCGCGCTTGCCGAACTGCCCATGCAAACGACGGTGGTATGGCCGGGCAGCGAGGGGCTGAAGAAGGTTTTCGATGACGCAAAAGGGGGCATCGATATCGGTCCCCCGGGCAAGGGGAGAGATGTCTGGATCGCCATGGGCTACCTCCTGGCCAGGGGTGGGCTGTATGCTGTGGGGCTTCACGACGCCGACATCGTCACCTATACGAAGGAACTCCCCATGAGGCTCCTGATGCCTCTCGTTCACCCAGGCCTGGAATACTCCTTCTGCAAGGGGTACTACCCCAGGATCTCAGGCGACCGCCTGGCGGGACGTGTGACGCGGCTCCTTGTGATGCCTCTGGTGTGGCTCCTCAGGGAGTGGTCCCCGTCCAGCGCCCTGGAGACCATCGGGGCCATGAGGTATCCCCTCGCCGGGGAGTTTGGCCTTACACTTGACCTTGCGAACCGGATCCCCATCCCCAGGGACTGGGGTCTTGAGATCGGGATCCTGTCGGCGGTGTCCCGGGCCGTCGAGCCAGGGAGGATCTGCCAGGCAGAGCTTTGCGACAATTACGAACACAAGCACCAGGAGCTGCACCCGGGCGACACGTCCAAAGGCCTGAACCGGATGGCCCTGGAGGTCACATCCGCCCTTCTCCGGGAGGTCAACGATCCTGAGTTGCTTAAAGGGCTGGTGGACCGATACCGGGAAAGGGCGCTGGCGATGGTCCCCGGCTACCGGGCCGACGCCCTGGCAAACGGCCTGGCCTACGACAGGGAGAAGGAGCTTGCCGCCATCGACACTTTCGCGGCGGCCGTACAGCTTGCCCTTTCCTGCATGGGCGAAGAGCAGGAGCTGGGACCTTTGCCGGCGTGGGAGGAGACGGAAAAGTTTGTTCCCGGACTCAAGGGAAGGATCGTGGATGCTGTTGTCCGGGACAACTCGTGA
- the hisG gene encoding ATP phosphoribosyltransferase — MTEYKRPLNGNGDTLKLGIPKGSLEEATIDLFRRAGWRINRGSRSYFPTVDDPELTCSLVRAQEMSRFVEEGILDAGITGRDWILENDSDVAWVEELAYSKVSSRPARWVVIVPRDSSYKTIEDLAGRRISTELVQFTRRYFAERNIDVKVDYSWGTTEAKVVEGIADAAVEVTETGSTIRAHGLEIIHEMMQSKPYLIANKQAYKDPFRRKKIDTIAMLLKGAEKAIGMVGLKLNIHRDDLDKIVSLLPSLNAPTVAGLHQSDWYSVESVVSEETVRRLVPLLLEGGAEGIIEYPLNKII; from the coding sequence TTGACTGAATACAAAAGACCTCTTAACGGGAACGGGGACACCCTTAAGCTTGGTATCCCCAAAGGCAGCCTTGAAGAGGCGACCATAGACCTTTTCAGGAGAGCCGGGTGGCGCATCAACCGCGGATCGAGGAGCTACTTCCCAACCGTGGACGACCCCGAACTGACCTGCTCCCTCGTCCGGGCCCAGGAGATGTCCCGCTTCGTGGAGGAAGGGATTCTGGACGCCGGTATCACGGGCAGGGACTGGATCCTGGAGAACGACTCCGACGTGGCCTGGGTGGAAGAACTCGCCTATTCCAAGGTCAGCAGCCGGCCGGCCCGGTGGGTGGTCATCGTTCCCAGGGACAGCTCCTACAAGACCATCGAGGATCTGGCCGGCAGGCGGATCTCCACGGAACTGGTCCAGTTCACCCGCCGGTATTTCGCCGAACGCAACATCGACGTCAAGGTGGACTACTCCTGGGGGACAACGGAAGCCAAGGTCGTGGAGGGGATCGCCGACGCCGCGGTGGAAGTGACCGAGACCGGCAGCACGATCCGCGCCCACGGGCTGGAGATCATCCACGAGATGATGCAGTCCAAACCGTACCTCATAGCCAACAAGCAGGCGTACAAGGATCCGTTCAGGCGAAAGAAGATCGACACCATCGCCATGCTGCTCAAGGGGGCCGAAAAAGCCATCGGCATGGTGGGTCTCAAGCTCAATATCCACCGGGACGACCTGGACAAGATCGTGAGCCTCCTTCCCAGCCTGAACGCCCCCACCGTGGCCGGGCTCCACCAGAGCGACTGGTACTCGGTGGAGTCCGTGGTCTCGGAGGAAACGGTACGGCGCCTCGTCCCCCTTCTCCTGGAAGGCGGCGCGGAGGGGATCATCGAATATCCGTTGAACAAGATAATATAA
- a CDS encoding Rho termination factor N-terminal domain-containing protein: protein MEVKELEHKTVAELKEMARELGITGLSSMKKADLVAAIAGASDASTAAEAPVEQPAPEPVETEAPVKAEAPVEEEAAPEVEAASEPEPEPEVEAAPAEEAPVEKAPIEEPVVKAASPSADVSADLSTEAEVAKVEADEAKAKAAPAPAPAPEPEPKVETAPEPEPEPKVDVSAKAEEAKAKAAPAPAPAPEPEPKVKEVVLSKTQARLRGKHDVPALKLEKRALRSQILAAIAEQDYVKMKELRNRKKELRRLLNRV, encoded by the coding sequence ATGGAAGTCAAGGAACTTGAACACAAAACGGTCGCCGAACTCAAGGAGATGGCCAGGGAGCTGGGTATCACGGGCCTTTCCTCCATGAAGAAGGCCGACCTTGTCGCCGCTATTGCGGGAGCATCGGACGCATCCACTGCCGCCGAAGCTCCGGTCGAACAGCCCGCCCCTGAGCCTGTGGAGACCGAGGCTCCCGTAAAGGCCGAGGCCCCTGTCGAAGAGGAAGCAGCCCCTGAAGTCGAGGCCGCATCCGAGCCCGAGCCTGAGCCCGAAGTCGAAGCTGCCCCGGCCGAAGAGGCTCCGGTAGAAAAGGCTCCGATAGAAGAACCCGTTGTCAAAGCCGCTTCCCCCTCCGCTGACGTGTCCGCCGACCTTTCCACCGAAGCCGAGGTGGCGAAGGTGGAAGCCGATGAGGCGAAGGCGAAAGCAGCCCCTGCACCCGCTCCCGCACCTGAGCCCGAGCCAAAGGTTGAGACCGCACCTGAACCCGAACCTGAACCGAAGGTTGACGTGTCCGCCAAGGCTGAGGAAGCGAAGGCGAAAGCAGCCCCTGCACCCGCTCCCGCACCTGAGCCCGAGCCAAAGGTCAAGGAGGTCGTTCTCTCCAAGACCCAGGCCCGCCTCCGGGGAAAGCATGACGTCCCCGCCCTGAAGCTGGAAAAGAGGGCACTGCGCTCCCAGATCCTGGCTGCCATCGCCGAACAGGATTACGTGAAGATGAAGGAGCTCCGGAACAGGAAGAAGGAACTCAGACGCCTGCTTAATCGCGTCTGA
- a CDS encoding radical SAM protein produces MERFVPGYLQIEAGVFQRRIRTLREIASPCGLCPRRCGSLRGEGEEGYCRTGFGPFVSSVHPHHGEEAPLTGAGGSGAIFLAGCNLGCIFCQNYDISHLGGGRMITVKALAEAMLSLQHAGCHNINFVSPSHQVHSIVEAVMLAAGAGLTVPLVYNTGSYDSAETLRLLDGIFDIYMPDLKFTDSKTALKLAGAADYPDVARQAIREMHRQVGDLVTDERGVALRGLLVRHLVLPHDLAGSGEAFRFLAEEISVNTYLNVMGQYRPCFESAGQPGIGDSLSRSDYLNVLELALKWGLRRLD; encoded by the coding sequence GTGGAACGGTTCGTGCCAGGCTACCTGCAGATAGAGGCCGGTGTGTTCCAGCGCAGGATCCGGACCCTCAGGGAGATCGCCTCCCCGTGCGGGTTGTGCCCAAGACGATGCGGGTCCCTGCGGGGGGAAGGTGAAGAAGGCTACTGCCGCACCGGGTTCGGCCCCTTCGTAAGCTCGGTGCACCCTCACCACGGCGAGGAGGCTCCCCTGACCGGGGCCGGCGGTTCGGGGGCCATCTTCCTTGCGGGATGCAACCTGGGCTGTATCTTCTGCCAGAACTACGACATCAGCCACCTGGGCGGCGGACGGATGATCACCGTCAAGGCTCTGGCCGAGGCAATGCTGTCCCTTCAGCATGCGGGTTGCCATAACATCAACTTCGTCAGCCCCTCCCACCAGGTCCACTCCATCGTCGAGGCGGTCATGCTGGCTGCCGGAGCCGGGCTGACAGTCCCCCTTGTCTACAATACCGGAAGCTATGACTCTGCCGAGACCCTCCGCCTTCTGGATGGTATCTTCGACATCTACATGCCTGACCTGAAGTTCACCGACAGTAAAACCGCCCTGAAACTGGCCGGCGCCGCCGACTACCCTGATGTCGCCAGGCAGGCCATCAGGGAGATGCATCGCCAGGTGGGAGACCTCGTCACAGATGAAAGGGGCGTTGCGCTGCGGGGCCTCCTGGTCCGCCATCTTGTCCTGCCCCACGACCTGGCGGGATCCGGCGAGGCGTTCCGGTTCCTGGCCGAGGAGATCTCCGTCAACACTTATCTCAACGTCATGGGCCAGTACCGGCCCTGTTTCGAATCCGCGGGTCAGCCCGGTATCGGTGACTCCCTTTCCCGGAGCGACTATCTGAATGTCCTCGAGCTGGCACTTAAATGGGGGTTGAGGAGGCTTGATTGA
- a CDS encoding sigma 54-interacting transcriptional regulator: MTLTRKISSSKTPTRGEALLVVVEGPGKGTSLRITGTVAIGSRKGSELCLDDPTVSREHAEVAITAEGYLLQDLGSTNGTFLNGVRVDRAYLRDGAILTMGKTRLRFQLAPAGSVLAPGAQQGFGEMVSVSESMQRAFTLLEGLAASDVTVLVEGETGTGKELAARAVHDRSPRARGPFVIFDCSTVPAELMESELFGYVKGAFTGADSSRSGAVKDAEGGTLFLDEIGELPLNLQPKFLRLLDRREYKRLGTSQHETVDLRFVAATNRDLESQVRKGTFRQDLFYRVSAARAVLPPLRERPEDISVLARTFLERVGESQGRGITLTKAGLKKLQLHGWPGNVRELKNVLETAAALARGDTLDAGDLNLHGGSAASDSLGSPGSLADAEAQAVREALDRAGGNKRQAARLLGIAPSTLYAKMKKMGLD; encoded by the coding sequence ATGACCCTTACCCGAAAAATCTCCAGCAGCAAGACGCCGACACGGGGCGAGGCCCTCCTGGTCGTGGTGGAAGGCCCGGGCAAGGGAACCTCCCTCAGGATCACCGGGACGGTTGCCATCGGGAGCCGGAAGGGCAGCGAGCTTTGCCTGGATGACCCCACGGTGTCCCGGGAGCATGCCGAGGTGGCCATCACCGCCGAGGGCTATCTCCTCCAGGATCTGGGCAGCACCAACGGTACCTTTCTCAACGGGGTCCGTGTGGACCGGGCCTATCTCAGGGATGGGGCGATCCTCACCATGGGAAAGACCCGTCTCCGGTTCCAGCTGGCCCCGGCCGGATCGGTCCTCGCACCCGGCGCTCAACAGGGGTTCGGTGAGATGGTGTCGGTCAGCGAAAGCATGCAGAGGGCTTTCACGCTCCTGGAGGGCCTTGCGGCCAGTGACGTCACGGTCCTCGTGGAGGGCGAGACCGGAACGGGGAAGGAACTGGCGGCCAGGGCCGTTCACGACAGGAGCCCCCGGGCCAGGGGCCCCTTCGTCATCTTCGATTGCTCCACCGTTCCCGCAGAGCTCATGGAGAGCGAACTGTTCGGGTACGTCAAGGGCGCCTTCACCGGGGCGGACAGCTCAAGGTCAGGCGCTGTCAAGGACGCGGAAGGGGGCACCCTTTTCCTGGATGAGATCGGTGAGCTTCCGCTGAACCTCCAGCCAAAGTTCCTTCGCCTTCTGGACCGCCGGGAGTACAAGCGCCTGGGAACCTCACAGCATGAGACGGTGGACCTGCGTTTCGTTGCGGCCACCAACCGCGACCTGGAGTCGCAGGTTCGTAAGGGAACTTTCCGGCAGGATCTTTTCTACCGGGTGTCAGCGGCCCGCGCCGTCCTGCCGCCCCTCCGTGAGCGGCCCGAGGACATCTCCGTCCTGGCCCGGACCTTCCTGGAGAGGGTCGGGGAAAGCCAGGGGCGGGGGATCACTTTAACAAAGGCGGGCCTGAAAAAGCTCCAGCTCCACGGCTGGCCCGGGAACGTGAGGGAGCTCAAGAACGTCCTGGAGACCGCCGCGGCCCTGGCCAGGGGCGACACCCTCGATGCGGGCGATTTGAACCTTCATGGAGGCAGCGCGGCGTCCGATAGCCTTGGCAGCCCGGGGAGCCTGGCCGACGCGGAGGCCCAGGCTGTCCGGGAGGCCCTCGACCGGGCCGGCGGCAACAAGCGCCAGGCCGCCCGCCTCCTGGGCATCGCCCCGTCCACCCTTTACGCGAAGATGAAGAAGATGGGATTAGACTGA
- a CDS encoding FHA domain-containing protein yields the protein MNICPECEVEMEEDRKLCVDCSGEAPLEKTSVEDLPGQNADSPSACLELEDGYRFDITGDEILLGRRDPLDDLDPEVDLSIHGGFERGVSRRHAVIRREDDAYVLEDLGSTNGTVLNREKVPAGEPMILTEGDVIHFGHLRVVFHGGTVNGGVS from the coding sequence ATGAATATCTGTCCGGAGTGTGAAGTGGAGATGGAAGAAGATCGCAAGTTGTGTGTGGACTGTTCGGGTGAGGCCCCCCTCGAGAAAACCTCAGTGGAGGATCTTCCCGGGCAAAACGCGGATTCCCCCTCGGCCTGTCTCGAACTGGAGGACGGGTACCGGTTCGACATCACCGGCGACGAAATCCTTCTGGGCCGCAGGGACCCCCTGGACGATCTGGACCCCGAGGTCGATCTGAGCATCCACGGCGGGTTCGAAAGGGGCGTGTCCCGGCGCCACGCAGTCATCCGGCGTGAGGACGATGCCTACGTCCTGGAGGATCTGGGCAGCACTAACGGTACTGTGCTGAACCGGGAAAAGGTCCCCGCCGGCGAGCCCATGATCCTGACCGAAGGGGACGTAATCCACTTCGGCCACCTCAGGGTTGTTTTCCACGGTGGCACCGTAAATGGGGGTGTGTCATGA